In one Sporomusa sphaeroides DSM 2875 genomic region, the following are encoded:
- the groL gene encoding chaperonin GroEL (60 kDa chaperone family; promotes refolding of misfolded polypeptides especially under stressful conditions; forms two stacked rings of heptamers to form a barrel-shaped 14mer; ends can be capped by GroES; misfolded proteins enter the barrel where they are refolded when GroES binds), which translates to MAKQILFDEEARRALERGVNALANAVKVTLGPKGRNVVLDKKFGAPAITNDGVTIARDIDLEDPFENMGAQLVKEVATKTNDVAGDGTTTATLLAQAMIREGMKNVAAGANPMILKKGIQQAVNVLVGEIKNSSKKIETKDAIAQVASISAGDEEIGSLIAEAMEKVGKDGVITVEESKTMGTDLDVVEGMQFDRGYISPYMITDPDKMEAVLNDPYILITDRKIGAIADLLPVLEKVVQQGKELLIIAEDVEGEALATLVVNKLRGTFRAVAVKSPGFGDRRKAMLEDIAIVTGGAVITEELGRKLDSVTMEDLGRARQVRVSKEETTIVDGSGQAEEIKKRVNQIRAQIEETTSDFDKEKLQERLAKLAGGVAVIQVGAATEVELKEKKLRIEDALNATRAAVEEGIVAGGGTTFISIQASLENLKLVGDEKTGVEIVKRAIEEPVRQIANNAGLEGSVVVANVKKAGKGVGFNALTEEYVDMIAAGIVDPAKVTRSALQNAASIAAMVLTTETLIADKPEKDGGAAAAMGGMGGMGGMGGMGGMM; encoded by the coding sequence ATGGCTAAACAAATTTTATTTGACGAAGAAGCTCGTCGGGCGCTTGAGAGAGGCGTAAACGCTCTGGCTAATGCTGTTAAAGTTACTTTGGGGCCTAAAGGCCGCAATGTAGTGCTTGATAAGAAATTCGGTGCTCCGGCAATCACTAATGACGGTGTAACCATCGCCCGTGATATTGATCTGGAAGATCCGTTTGAAAATATGGGTGCGCAGCTTGTTAAAGAAGTTGCTACCAAAACCAATGATGTTGCCGGTGACGGTACTACCACAGCCACTTTGCTTGCCCAAGCAATGATTCGTGAAGGCATGAAGAACGTAGCTGCCGGTGCAAACCCCATGATTCTGAAAAAAGGTATTCAGCAAGCGGTAAACGTACTTGTTGGCGAAATCAAAAATTCCTCTAAGAAAATCGAAACCAAAGATGCTATCGCTCAAGTCGCTTCCATCTCGGCTGGTGACGAAGAGATTGGTTCATTGATTGCGGAAGCCATGGAAAAAGTCGGCAAAGATGGTGTTATCACCGTTGAAGAGTCCAAAACCATGGGTACTGACCTTGATGTGGTTGAAGGCATGCAATTTGACCGCGGTTACATTTCCCCGTACATGATTACCGACCCGGACAAAATGGAAGCCGTTCTTAACGATCCTTACATTCTGATTACCGACCGTAAAATCGGCGCTATTGCCGACCTGCTGCCGGTACTGGAGAAAGTAGTTCAGCAAGGCAAAGAACTCTTAATCATTGCTGAAGATGTGGAAGGCGAAGCTTTGGCTACCCTGGTGGTTAACAAACTCCGCGGCACCTTCCGTGCTGTAGCTGTTAAATCGCCTGGTTTTGGTGATCGCAGAAAGGCTATGCTGGAAGATATCGCCATTGTTACCGGTGGTGCTGTTATTACCGAAGAACTTGGCCGCAAACTTGACAGCGTAACTATGGAAGACCTTGGCCGTGCCCGTCAGGTTCGCGTATCCAAAGAGGAAACTACCATTGTTGACGGTAGTGGCCAGGCTGAAGAAATTAAAAAGCGTGTTAACCAAATCCGCGCTCAGATCGAAGAAACTACTTCTGATTTTGATAAAGAAAAGCTCCAGGAACGTCTGGCCAAATTGGCTGGCGGCGTAGCCGTTATCCAAGTGGGTGCTGCTACTGAAGTTGAGCTTAAAGAGAAAAAACTGCGTATCGAGGATGCCCTGAATGCTACTCGCGCCGCTGTTGAGGAAGGCATTGTTGCCGGCGGCGGCACTACCTTCATCAGCATTCAAGCCAGTCTGGAAAATCTGAAGCTTGTTGGCGACGAAAAGACTGGTGTAGAGATTGTAAAACGGGCCATTGAAGAACCGGTACGTCAAATCGCTAACAACGCAGGTCTTGAAGGTTCGGTTGTTGTTGCCAATGTTAAAAAAGCCGGTAAGGGTGTTGGCTTCAATGCTCTGACTGAAGAATATGTTGACATGATTGCTGCAGGTATTGTTGATCCGGCGAAGGTTACTCGCTCGGCGCTGCAAAATGCTGCCAGCATCGCGGCTATGGTTCTTACTACCGAAACTCTCATTGCCGATAAGCCTGAGAAAGACGGCGGCGCTGCTGCTGCTATGGGCGGCATGGGCGGTATGGGTGGTATGGGCGGCATGGGCGGTATGATGTAG
- the groES gene encoding co-chaperone GroES produces the protein MIKPLGDRVVIEALAKEEVTKSGIVLPDTVKEKPQEGKIVAVGSGKTLENGQKVALEVKVGDKVIFSKYAGNELKVEGQEYLIISERDILAVIE, from the coding sequence ATGATTAAGCCATTAGGCGACAGAGTAGTGATTGAAGCTTTGGCAAAGGAGGAAGTTACCAAGAGTGGTATCGTTCTTCCGGACACAGTTAAGGAGAAGCCGCAGGAAGGCAAGATTGTGGCTGTTGGTTCAGGCAAAACTCTGGAAAATGGTCAAAAGGTTGCCTTAGAGGTTAAGGTTGGCGACAAGGTTATTTTCTCCAAATATGCCGGCAATGAACTTAAGGTTGAGGGTCAAGAGTACCTCATTATCAGTGAAAGAGACATCCTGGCTGTAATTGAATAA
- a CDS encoding helix-turn-helix domain-containing protein, producing MYKNKSADGKNNLCGSNIRKIRINLVPKTSQRELADKLQMQGLDIDKNAIQRIESGARFVTDIELRAFAKVLNVSCDELIDSI from the coding sequence ATGTATAAAAATAAATCTGCTGATGGCAAAAACAATTTATGCGGAAGCAATATCAGAAAAATAAGAATAAATTTAGTTCCCAAAACTTCTCAAAGAGAACTGGCAGATAAGCTGCAAATGCAAGGTTTGGATATTGATAAGAATGCAATCCAACGAATTGAGAGCGGAGCACGCTTTGTAACAGATATTGAACTCAGAGCATTTGCAAAAGTTTTAAATGTTTCCTGTGATGAATTAATTGATTCGATATAA
- the guaA gene encoding glutamine-hydrolyzing GMP synthase, with the protein MTTGKQEMILVMDFGGQYSQLIARRIRECGVYCEIVPFNTSVDKIRQLAPKGIIFSGGPSSVYGENAPKCDPQIFEINLPVLGICYGMQLTAHTLGGKVAHATSREYGNTKLFVDKNDAIFAEITGETQVWMSHGDYIAEPPAGFIITAHTDSTPVAAMQDSARGIYGVQFHPEVVHTPEGMHMLKNFLFTICGCTGEWNMGSFVDQSIAKIRAQVGNKRVLCALSGGVDSSVAAVLVHRAIGDQLTCVFVNHGFLRKGEAEQVVKTFRDGFKMNLVYVDAVERFMTRLNGITEPEQKRKIIGEEFIRVFEVEAAKLGEIDYLVQGTLYPDVIESGTATAAVIKSHHNVGGLPEDMKFELVEPLRDLFKDEVRELGRELGLAEDIVYRQPFPGPGLAIRIIGEITEERLEILREADSIVYQEIKNAGLYRKVWQSFAVLPAMKSVGVMGDERTYAYTVGLRIVESEDGMTADWVRLPYEVLDTISRRIVNEVKGVNRIVYDITSKPPSTIEWE; encoded by the coding sequence ATGACGACCGGCAAACAAGAAATGATTTTGGTCATGGATTTTGGCGGCCAGTACAGCCAGCTAATTGCCAGACGGATTCGCGAATGCGGAGTTTATTGTGAAATAGTACCTTTCAACACCAGTGTTGATAAAATACGCCAGCTGGCCCCTAAAGGCATTATTTTTTCCGGCGGACCATCCAGTGTTTATGGTGAGAATGCACCTAAGTGCGACCCACAGATATTTGAAATCAACTTGCCAGTTTTGGGAATTTGTTATGGTATGCAGCTTACCGCACACACGCTGGGCGGTAAGGTAGCCCATGCCACTTCCCGCGAATATGGCAATACCAAACTGTTTGTTGATAAAAATGACGCTATTTTTGCGGAAATTACCGGTGAAACCCAAGTATGGATGAGCCATGGCGACTATATTGCCGAACCACCGGCGGGTTTTATCATTACCGCCCATACCGACAGTACACCGGTAGCTGCTATGCAAGATAGTGCCAGAGGTATTTACGGAGTACAGTTTCATCCCGAGGTAGTACATACCCCGGAAGGTATGCATATGCTTAAAAACTTCCTGTTTACTATTTGTGGCTGTACCGGGGAGTGGAATATGGGTTCTTTTGTCGATCAGTCGATAGCTAAAATCAGGGCGCAGGTAGGCAATAAACGGGTACTGTGTGCATTAAGCGGCGGTGTGGATTCTTCCGTAGCCGCTGTACTGGTGCATCGTGCAATCGGTGATCAACTGACTTGTGTGTTTGTTAACCACGGTTTTCTGCGTAAAGGCGAGGCAGAACAGGTTGTTAAGACCTTCCGGGACGGCTTTAAAATGAATTTGGTGTATGTGGATGCTGTTGAACGGTTTATGACGCGCTTGAACGGTATCACTGAACCTGAACAGAAACGCAAAATTATTGGCGAAGAATTTATTCGGGTTTTTGAAGTTGAAGCTGCTAAATTAGGCGAAATTGACTATCTGGTGCAGGGTACTTTATATCCTGATGTTATTGAAAGCGGTACTGCCACTGCGGCTGTTATTAAGAGCCATCACAATGTTGGCGGTCTGCCGGAAGATATGAAGTTTGAACTTGTCGAACCGCTTAGAGACCTGTTTAAGGACGAGGTTCGGGAATTAGGGCGCGAACTGGGACTGGCAGAGGATATCGTTTACCGTCAGCCTTTCCCGGGTCCGGGCCTGGCGATACGGATTATCGGTGAGATCACGGAAGAACGTCTGGAAATTCTCCGTGAAGCTGATTCCATCGTATATCAGGAGATCAAAAACGCGGGCTTGTACCGCAAAGTGTGGCAGTCCTTCGCCGTGCTTCCGGCTATGAAAAGTGTCGGCGTTATGGGGGATGAGCGGACATACGCGTATACTGTTGGACTGAGAATTGTCGAGAGTGAAGATGGCATGACTGCCGACTGGGTACGCTTGCCCTATGAGGTGCTTGATACCATCTCCCGGCGCATTGTCAATGAAGTAAAAGGCGTAAACCGGATTGTTTATGACATTACTTCTAAACCACCTTCTACGATTGAGTGGGAATAG
- a CDS encoding ANTAR domain-containing response regulator — translation MDALRIVIADNESIIRMDLKEILEEAGHTVVGEASDGEKAVELARKHRPDLVIMDIKMPEMDGITAAKIISTEKLSPVLLLTAFSQKEIVEKAKDSGVLAYLVKPVKEANLFPAMEIALSRFQEFAELERELEEVKNSLETRKVLDRAKGVLMDAYSLTESEAYRRIQQYSMSKRKSIREVAAAIVESATRKR, via the coding sequence ATGGACGCTTTGCGGATTGTAATTGCTGATAATGAGTCGATTATAAGAATGGACCTGAAGGAGATACTGGAAGAAGCCGGACATACGGTGGTGGGCGAAGCCTCGGACGGGGAAAAAGCAGTTGAACTGGCCCGTAAACATCGTCCTGACCTTGTCATTATGGATATCAAGATGCCGGAAATGGACGGGATTACAGCAGCCAAAATTATTTCTACCGAGAAGCTGTCACCGGTTCTGCTGCTAACGGCTTTCAGTCAAAAAGAGATTGTGGAAAAAGCCAAGGACTCAGGGGTACTGGCGTACCTGGTTAAGCCGGTAAAAGAAGCTAATTTATTCCCTGCTATGGAAATCGCTCTTTCACGGTTTCAGGAGTTTGCTGAACTTGAGCGTGAACTGGAAGAAGTCAAAAACTCGCTGGAAACCCGGAAAGTGCTTGACCGGGCGAAAGGCGTTTTAATGGATGCCTACAGCTTAACCGAAAGTGAAGCCTACCGGCGCATTCAGCAATATAGCATGAGTAAACGGAAATCCATTCGGGAGGTGGCTGCCGCCATTGTCGAATCAGCCACCCGCAAAAGATAA
- a CDS encoding sulfite exporter TauE/SafE family protein — MTSFWQTSLYLICQTIGMVGECMVIDDIMWWFGLIVLGFGIGIITGLFGIGGGFLLTPALRIFFDISYPVAIGSSLLQITATSMLSVYNHWRQQNLDLKLGSVTIIGSLAGTECGVRLLHAISMKGTIEFAGYSTEFMDLLINTCFFLLMACVAGFILREVYQSNKTGIDEPDTGCCKLLHQCSLPPFMCFEQAAIPRLSFWVPTGLSFIVGCLTGLLGIGGGFVSLPLMIYLLGVPTRIAVGTSTLQVLLASAYGMFRHHQAGHVNVLLVIFMFFGSLAGVNAGVRLAKRVNARDTRKYFAGVLIGGLLLIVYDVVRKLNG, encoded by the coding sequence ATGACAAGTTTTTGGCAAACCAGTCTATATCTTATTTGCCAGACTATAGGGATGGTAGGTGAGTGTATGGTTATAGATGATATTATGTGGTGGTTTGGTTTAATCGTGCTTGGCTTTGGGATTGGGATTATAACCGGCTTGTTTGGTATCGGTGGCGGATTTTTGCTGACACCTGCGTTACGGATTTTTTTTGATATTTCTTATCCGGTTGCCATCGGCAGCAGCTTGCTGCAAATAACGGCGACATCAATGCTTTCGGTTTATAACCATTGGCGGCAGCAAAATCTTGACTTGAAACTAGGCTCGGTTACAATAATAGGCAGCTTAGCCGGAACTGAGTGTGGTGTTCGTTTATTGCACGCCATCAGTATGAAAGGAACCATTGAGTTTGCCGGATACTCGACAGAGTTTATGGATCTGTTAATTAATACCTGTTTTTTTCTACTTATGGCTTGTGTTGCTGGTTTTATACTCAGGGAGGTTTACCAAAGCAATAAAACCGGAATTGATGAACCGGATACCGGTTGTTGTAAGCTGCTTCATCAATGCTCACTTCCACCGTTTATGTGTTTTGAACAAGCAGCGATACCACGTCTAAGTTTTTGGGTACCTACCGGCTTAAGTTTTATTGTTGGCTGTCTAACAGGACTGTTGGGTATCGGCGGCGGTTTTGTCAGTCTGCCGCTGATGATTTATCTTTTGGGAGTGCCCACCCGCATTGCTGTAGGGACAAGTACGTTACAGGTATTGTTAGCGAGCGCCTATGGAATGTTTCGGCACCACCAGGCTGGTCATGTCAATGTATTGTTGGTAATTTTTATGTTTTTTGGCTCATTAGCCGGGGTGAATGCCGGAGTTAGACTTGCTAAACGGGTTAATGCGCGCGATACAAGGAAATATTTTGCCGGAGTATTAATAGGTGGTCTTTTATTAATTGTCTACGATGTAGTCAGGAAGCTTAATGGCTGA
- a CDS encoding sensor histidine kinase, whose translation MGVIVGICQKITVLTPGQIQILDNAASVLGLAADLAHAQVTLYAPGHSENFLAIVAQAKPSTSYIDFKTNILGSTVQAGEEPLVWRTLVSGANIAGQREWALGMDALEMQVYPIRDFDGGLIAAASFETNAQEAGADGHSMLVETAYMLLTMAAIGGPLDRRLYRPLSTRDGIVVIDERGCITFANSAADAIYKVLGINRIIGRRVSDRQVNMKLVQQALATGQPLEKETEAGHMILVQRAIPIFVGGQVVRTVFIIADVTDIRKKEKELLVKSAVIQEIHHRVKNNLQTIASLLRLQARRTKTPEVKAALRESVNRILSISVVHEFLSQQDREYIDVAEVTKNILDLVIQNMLEPNFNIETVLNGQTVILPSEQASSLALVINELIQNSIEHGFVGRKEGLIGVDITTTPESYQIDIYDDGIGLPKDFTLQNTNSLGLQIVRTLIENDLGGKFRLFSRAGTHAFITIPRLMEGVKEAKEE comes from the coding sequence ATGGGCGTGATTGTCGGTATTTGCCAAAAAATCACAGTATTAACTCCAGGGCAGATCCAGATTCTTGATAACGCGGCAAGCGTACTGGGATTGGCTGCCGATCTTGCTCACGCTCAGGTTACACTGTATGCTCCCGGTCACAGCGAGAATTTTTTGGCTATTGTTGCCCAAGCTAAGCCTAGTACCAGTTATATTGATTTTAAAACCAACATTTTGGGCAGTACGGTGCAGGCAGGCGAAGAACCCTTGGTATGGCGGACACTTGTTTCGGGTGCTAATATCGCCGGACAGCGCGAATGGGCACTTGGTATGGATGCATTAGAAATGCAGGTTTATCCAATCAGGGATTTCGATGGCGGCCTTATTGCCGCTGCCAGCTTTGAAACCAATGCCCAGGAGGCTGGTGCCGACGGACACAGTATGCTGGTGGAAACAGCCTATATGCTTCTGACTATGGCTGCCATCGGTGGACCGCTGGACCGTAGGCTGTACCGGCCACTGAGTACGCGTGACGGTATTGTGGTGATTGATGAACGAGGTTGCATTACTTTTGCCAATTCGGCAGCCGATGCCATTTATAAAGTGCTTGGCATTAACCGGATCATTGGCCGTCGGGTGTCTGACCGTCAAGTGAACATGAAGCTGGTGCAGCAGGCGCTGGCCACCGGGCAGCCGCTCGAAAAAGAGACGGAAGCCGGCCACATGATCTTAGTACAGCGGGCTATTCCGATTTTTGTCGGCGGCCAGGTAGTACGCACCGTGTTTATTATTGCCGATGTAACCGATATCAGAAAGAAGGAAAAGGAACTACTGGTAAAATCGGCAGTCATCCAGGAAATACACCACCGCGTTAAGAACAATCTACAGACCATTGCCAGTCTGCTCAGACTGCAGGCCAGGCGTACCAAGACACCGGAAGTTAAAGCAGCACTTAGAGAAAGTGTAAACCGGATTCTGAGCATATCGGTTGTTCATGAATTTTTATCTCAGCAAGACAGGGAATACATTGATGTGGCTGAAGTTACCAAAAATATTTTGGATTTGGTTATACAAAATATGCTTGAGCCTAACTTTAATATCGAAACAGTACTTAACGGCCAAACCGTTATCTTGCCTTCTGAACAGGCCAGCAGCCTGGCACTGGTCATTAATGAGCTTATTCAAAATTCCATTGAACACGGTTTTGTCGGACGCAAAGAGGGACTTATCGGGGTGGATATTACGACAACACCCGAAAGTTATCAGATAGATATCTATGATGACGGTATTGGCCTCCCTAAGGATTTTACCCTGCAAAATACCAACAGCTTGGGTTTGCAGATTGTCAGAACCCTGATTGAAAATGACCTTGGGGGGAAATTCCGCCTGTTTTCCCGTGCCGGAACCCATGCTTTTATTACTATTCCCCGGCTGATGGAAGGCGTTAAAGAGGCGAAGGAGGAATAA
- the ppdK gene encoding pyruvate, phosphate dikinase yields the protein MAKLVYLFKEGSADRKALLGGKGANLAEMTNIGLPVPPGMTITTEACTEYYRLGRKLPEGLLDEVKSKLAVVEEQAGKKFGDLANPLLVSVRSGAMFSMPGMMDTILNLGLNEETVQSVGKNTGNLRFAYDAYRRFIQMFSDVVLEIHKYEFEEILDRQKDEQGIRYDQELTVESLRSIINKYKELVQAKTGKPFPENPFDQLAMAIEAVFRSWNNDRAIVYRNLNKIDHDLGTAVNIQSMVFGNMGNDSGTGVAFTRNPSTGENLLYGEFLTNAQGEDVVAGIRTPRPISQLEDEMPEVYAEFVRIARLLETHYKNMQDIEFTIERGRLYILQTRNGKRTAQASVRIAYELAQEGLISREQALLLVEPGQLDQLLHRQIDGEAVLNVVAKGLPASPGAASGQVVFDADEAERMGKAGKAVLLVRTETTPDDIHGIVAAQGILTSRGGMTSHAAVVARGMGKPCVCGCEAIQIDYVKEELNIGTTIVKKGEVVSIDGATGRVILGQVPMKDPEISAEYTALLEWADQYKRLGVKANADNPEDALKAREFGATGIGLTRTEHMFMAQDRLPYVQQMILAESLEGRQEALRHLLPMQQNDFYGILKAMEGYDVCIRLLDPPLHEFLPSVEDLLVETTTLKITGENPALLEEKLQLLKKVRGLHEFNPMLGHRGCRLGISFPEIYEMQIQAIFNAAAALTREGCKVLPEVEIPLVMDVNEMKFFRERVTTIAKETMDKEGVTFHYSVGLMIELPRAAMLADELAEFSDFFTFGTNDLTQTTFGFSRDDAEGKFLPDYLDNKILKDNPFITLDRKGVGRLMRMAVESARKVKPEIEFGICGEHGGEPNSVRFCHEIGLNFVSCSPYRVPLARLAAAQAAISDGEIVGTR from the coding sequence GTGGCTAAACTTGTGTATTTATTCAAAGAGGGAAGTGCTGACAGGAAAGCTCTTCTTGGAGGAAAAGGTGCCAATTTGGCAGAGATGACCAATATCGGGTTGCCTGTACCTCCCGGAATGACCATTACCACCGAAGCTTGCACGGAGTATTACCGGTTGGGGCGGAAACTGCCTGAAGGTTTGCTGGATGAGGTTAAGAGCAAACTGGCTGTTGTCGAAGAACAGGCCGGCAAGAAATTCGGTGACTTAGCCAATCCGCTATTGGTATCGGTACGGTCTGGTGCGATGTTCTCCATGCCAGGCATGATGGATACTATTTTAAATTTGGGCCTTAACGAAGAAACTGTTCAATCGGTAGGGAAAAATACAGGCAACCTCAGATTTGCATACGATGCTTATCGCCGTTTTATCCAGATGTTTAGTGATGTTGTGCTGGAGATTCACAAATATGAGTTTGAAGAAATTCTCGACAGACAAAAAGATGAGCAAGGAATACGGTATGACCAGGAACTCACCGTTGAATCCTTACGCAGCATTATCAACAAGTATAAAGAATTAGTGCAAGCCAAGACCGGCAAGCCTTTCCCGGAGAATCCTTTTGATCAGTTGGCGATGGCTATTGAAGCAGTGTTCCGTTCCTGGAATAACGACAGGGCAATAGTATATCGTAACCTAAATAAAATTGATCATGACCTGGGGACAGCAGTAAATATTCAGTCCATGGTATTCGGCAATATGGGCAATGATTCAGGCACCGGTGTAGCCTTTACCCGCAATCCTTCCACTGGTGAAAATTTATTGTATGGCGAGTTTTTAACCAATGCCCAAGGGGAAGATGTAGTGGCAGGTATCCGCACTCCCCGTCCTATTAGCCAGCTAGAGGACGAGATGCCGGAAGTGTATGCCGAATTTGTCCGGATTGCCCGGCTCTTGGAAACCCACTATAAAAATATGCAGGATATTGAATTTACAATTGAACGCGGGCGTTTGTATATCCTCCAGACCCGTAACGGCAAACGGACGGCGCAAGCCAGTGTGCGAATTGCCTATGAATTGGCGCAGGAAGGTTTGATTAGCAGGGAACAAGCCTTGTTATTAGTTGAACCGGGGCAGCTTGATCAATTGTTGCATCGCCAGATTGACGGTGAGGCTGTGCTTAATGTGGTCGCCAAAGGATTGCCGGCATCACCGGGAGCGGCTTCCGGTCAGGTGGTTTTTGATGCTGATGAAGCTGAACGTATGGGCAAGGCCGGCAAGGCGGTATTACTGGTACGTACTGAGACTACACCTGATGATATTCACGGCATAGTTGCTGCGCAAGGAATTTTGACCAGCAGGGGCGGCATGACCAGCCACGCAGCAGTAGTGGCGCGCGGCATGGGTAAGCCGTGTGTGTGCGGTTGTGAAGCTATTCAGATTGATTATGTAAAGGAAGAGCTCAACATTGGGACTACAATAGTAAAAAAAGGGGAAGTAGTCTCGATCGATGGTGCAACCGGACGGGTAATTTTAGGGCAGGTGCCGATGAAAGACCCGGAAATTTCAGCAGAATATACTGCACTCTTAGAGTGGGCTGATCAATATAAGCGCCTGGGGGTAAAAGCTAATGCCGATAATCCGGAAGATGCGTTAAAAGCCCGCGAATTTGGCGCAACGGGAATTGGCCTGACCCGGACAGAGCATATGTTTATGGCTCAGGACAGACTGCCTTATGTTCAGCAAATGATTTTGGCTGAATCTTTGGAAGGGCGCCAAGAAGCATTGCGTCACCTTCTGCCAATGCAGCAAAACGATTTTTATGGAATTTTAAAAGCCATGGAAGGGTATGATGTGTGCATCAGACTGTTAGATCCACCCTTACATGAATTCCTGCCCAGTGTGGAGGATTTGCTGGTCGAAACGACTACGCTTAAAATAACAGGAGAAAATCCGGCACTGTTAGAAGAAAAACTGCAGTTATTAAAGAAAGTGCGCGGACTGCACGAATTTAACCCTATGCTTGGGCACCGTGGCTGCCGCCTGGGGATTTCTTTCCCGGAAATTTATGAAATGCAAATACAAGCCATTTTTAATGCTGCCGCTGCACTAACCCGTGAAGGCTGCAAGGTGTTGCCTGAAGTTGAAATACCGTTGGTTATGGATGTTAATGAAATGAAATTCTTCAGAGAGAGAGTTACAACTATTGCTAAAGAAACCATGGATAAGGAGGGGGTTACCTTCCATTACTCTGTTGGCCTGATGATTGAACTGCCGCGGGCGGCAATGTTAGCCGATGAGCTTGCCGAGTTTAGTGACTTTTTTACCTTTGGCACTAATGACCTGACGCAAACTACTTTCGGGTTTAGCCGTGATGACGCGGAAGGCAAGTTCCTGCCAGACTATCTGGATAATAAAATACTCAAAGACAATCCATTTATTACACTTGATCGCAAAGGTGTAGGCAGACTTATGCGTATGGCTGTTGAAAGCGCACGCAAGGTCAAGCCTGAAATTGAATTTGGCATTTGTGGTGAACATGGCGGTGAGCCCAACTCGGTTAGATTCTGTCATGAAATTGGCTTGAATTTTGTAAGTTGTTCGCCTTACCGCGTGCCGTTGGCCAGATTAGCGGCTGCGCAGGCTGCTATTAGTGACGGCGAGATTGTTGGCACCAGATAG
- the pdaB gene encoding polysaccharide deacetylase family sporulation protein PdaB, whose translation MIISLRRLFNNRNVFYSIIGLFAISAMYVQVADVVSGGPIAIAGTRTDQKVVALTFDHSWGNKFTPSILDTLQKNNIKSTFFIMGPWATKFPEVAQRIAKDGHEVASHGYRHENYGDMSPEWVKDDISKAHAQIKEVTGVEPRLLRPPNGHYSQKSLKATDELGYKTIIWNVDSLDWKNPGRDVIVERVMKRLKPGAIILMHASDTPVQTADALPILVEKIKAEGYTFVTVGELLEKYSDKGIQRH comes from the coding sequence ATGATTATCAGCTTGCGCCGCCTATTTAATAACCGGAATGTTTTCTATAGTATTATTGGATTATTTGCCATATCTGCCATGTATGTGCAGGTAGCTGACGTAGTTTCAGGCGGGCCGATTGCGATTGCGGGGACTCGTACCGACCAAAAGGTAGTGGCGCTTACGTTTGATCATTCCTGGGGAAACAAATTTACTCCATCCATTCTGGATACCTTGCAGAAAAATAATATCAAATCAACATTCTTTATTATGGGGCCATGGGCGACAAAGTTTCCGGAAGTGGCGCAGCGTATTGCCAAGGACGGTCATGAAGTTGCCAGCCATGGTTACCGGCATGAAAATTACGGCGACATGTCGCCTGAATGGGTGAAAGACGATATCAGCAAGGCCCATGCTCAGATTAAAGAAGTCACCGGCGTTGAACCACGGCTGCTGCGGCCGCCTAATGGCCATTATAGTCAGAAATCATTAAAAGCTACCGACGAACTTGGCTATAAAACAATTATCTGGAATGTCGATTCGCTGGACTGGAAAAACCCCGGCCGGGATGTAATTGTTGAAAGGGTAATGAAACGCCTGAAACCGGGAGCCATTATTTTGATGCATGCTTCTGACACTCCGGTACAGACAGCCGATGCCCTGCCTATTCTCGTGGAGAAGATTAAGGCCGAGGGATATACCTTTGTTACGGTTGGCGAATTGTTAGAAAAATACAGTGATAAAGGAATACAGAGACACTAG